The Glycine soja cultivar W05 chromosome 6, ASM419377v2, whole genome shotgun sequence genome has a window encoding:
- the LOC114415583 gene encoding U-box domain-containing protein 43-like isoform X1, which translates to MANELVARASHAPTSELLSRTIFAVFDTIKAANEVVIHKENLKRFSVHLKNVSLILKSLSKQDIHNSASLENAMNGLYREVGVAKQLFVECNNRSKVYLLINSRKIVTHLNCCTKDIGRAVSLIPLASLDINSGLNQQISELCKKMLDAEYQTAAADEEILKKIETAIQEGNVDRSYANQLLTCIADAIGVPLEHGALKREFEELKNEMENAKSRVDVAEALHMKQIIAVLGKADFITSAQEKETRYFEKRNSLGERPLMPLQSFYCPISLAIMADPVETSSGKTFERREIEKWFAEGNTLCPLTRLPLDTKILRPNKTLKQSIQEWKDRNTMITISAIKSELETNDEEGVVQSLEKLQKLCLEREVHREWLKMENYITVLIGLLSSKNREIRKHVLLILCMLAMDNADNKEDIAKVDNALGLIVRSLSRQAEERKLALVLLLELSKCKMVCSLIGSIQGSILLLVSMINSDDVEAAKHAHELLVKLSVLDQNVIEMAKANYLKPLLLKLSTGSENMKIVMTETLSKITLTDQNKLSLVKDGALQPLVQLLLNDDLEIKKVAVKALLQFSSLPENGLQMIKEGVAPPLLELLYCHSLQSPTLLEQVVATIMHLAMSTTYQHAEPEQVSLLDSEEDIYKFFSLISLTEPEIQNKILRAFQALCQSFYGLRIRKRLRQISAAKVLVHLLELNTQPVQVNSLKLFYCLTEDGDDGNISSHITERFIKVLLTIIEASDDAEAMVTAMGIISKLPQESHMTQWLLDSGALKTILTCLTDQHKHVSHKKQVIENSVQALCRFTVSTNLEWQKRVALEGIIPVLVQLLHSGTPFTKQNAAISIKQFSESSYRLSEPIKKPSIFKCCLVAKETGCPAHLGTCSVESSFCILQANALEPLVRMLADQDDGTREASLNALLTLVDSEAPQSGSKVLANSNAIAPMIQLSSVPIPRLQERILIALERIFQLDDVRNKYKVVATMHLVEITQGKDSRMRSLAAKCLAQLGELNKQSSYF; encoded by the exons ATGGCGAACGAATTAGTAGCTCGTGCCTCACATGCCCCAACATCTGAGTTACTTTCCCGGACCATCTTTGCTGTATTTGACACTATCAAAGCAGCCAATGAGGTTGTGATTCACAAGGAAAATTTAAAGAGATTCTCTGTTCACTTGAAGAATGTCTCACTCATATTGAAGTCTTTATCGAAGCAAGACATACACAATTCCGCGAGCTTGGAAAATGCTATGAATGGTCTCTACCGAGAGGTTGGTGTTGCTAAGCAGCTTTTTGTTGAGTGCAACAATAGAAGTAAGGTTTATCTTTTAATCAATTCCAGAAAGATCGTTACACACTTGAATTGTTGTACCAAGGATATCGGTCGTGCAGTAAGCCTCATCCCTTTGGCCTCTTTAGACATTAACTCTGGTTTAAATCAACAGATAAGTGAGTTATGCAAGAAAATGTTGGATGCTGAGTATCAAACAGCTGCAGcagatgaggaaattttgaagaaaattgagaCAGCGATACAAGAGGGAAATGTTGATCGGTCGTATGCGAATCAGTTGCTAACCTGCATTGCAGATGCTATAGGGGTCCCCTTGGAGCATGGTGCATTGAAGAGAGAATTTGAAGAGctgaaaaatgaaatggaaaatgcCAAGTCAAGGGTAGATGTGGCAGAAGCTCTACATATGAAGCAGATTATTGCAGTGCTTGGAAAGGCTGATTTTATAACTTCAGCACAAGAGAAGGAAACTAGGTATTTTGAGAAGAGAAACTCCTTGGGAGAGAGACCATTGATGCCTCTTCAGTCTTTTTACTGCCCAATCTCTCTCGCTATTATGGCAGACCCTGTGGAGACTTCTTCCGGGAAGACATTTGAGAGAAGGGAAATAGAGAAATGGTTTGCTGAAGGAAACACTCTCTGTCCCTTGACCAGGTTGCCTCTAGATACTAAAATCCTAAGGCCAAATAAAACTCTTAAGCAGTCTATTCAAGAGTGGAAGGACAGGAACACAATGATTACCATTTCTGCCATCAAATCCGAACTTGAAACAAATGATGAAGAGGGAGTGGTTCAATCCTTAGAAAAGCTACAGAAGCTTTGCTTAGAAAGAGAGGTTCACCGAGAATGGTTAAAAATGGAGAATTACATTACTGTTCTTATTGGACTTCTTAGTTCTAAAAATCGTGAAATAAGGAAGCATGTTCTACTCATCCTGTGTATGCTTGCAATGGATAATGCAGACAACAAG GAAGATATTGCTAAAGTGGATAATGCACTTGGATTGATTGTTCGCTCACTTTCACGTCAAGCTGAGGAACGCAAGCTGGCATTGGTGTTGCTGTTGGAGTTATCTAAATGTAAAATGGTGTGCAGTCTCATAGGAAGCATTCAAGGAAGCATACTTCTCCTGGTATCAATGATAAATAGTGATGATGTTGAAGCAGCCAAACATGCACATGAGCTGCTGGTGAAACTCTCTGTTCTTGATCAGAATGTTATAGAGATGGCAAAGGCAAATTATCTTAAGCCTTTACTGCTGAAACTTTCTACAG GAtcagaaaatatgaaaatagttATGACTGAAACTTTGTCCAAAATTACATTAACCGACCAGAACAAATTGTCCTTGGTCAAAGATGGGGCATTGCAACCTCTTGTTCAGCTGCTcttaaatgatgatttggaaatcaAGAAAGTGGCTGTCAAAGCTCTACTACAGTTCTCAAGCTTGCCAGAGAATGGCCTCCAGATGATCAAGGAAGGTGTTGCTCCACCACTGTTGGAACTGCTATACTGTCACAGTTTACAGTCACCTACTCTTCTTGAACAGGTTGTTGCCACAATAATGCATCTTGCTATGTCAACAACTTACCAACATGCTGAACCAGAACAGGTTTCATTGCTAGATTCTGAGGAAGACATATATAAATTcttctctttaatttctttgacgGAACCTGAGATACAAAATAAGATTCTCAGAGCTTTCCAGGCATTGTGCCAATCTTTCTATGGCCTCCGCATCAGAAAGAGGTTGAGACAG ATATCAGCAGCTAAAGTTTTGGTCCACTTGTTGGAGCTTAATACCCAACCAGTGCAGGTCAATTCCTTGAAGCTTTTCTATTGCTTGACAGAAGACGGTGATGATGGCAACATCTCATCACATATAACTGAAAGATTCATCAAAGTCTTGCTTACCATCATTGAGGCCTCTGATGACGCTGAAGCGATGGTTACTGCTATGGGTATCATCTCTAAACTACCACAGGAGTCTCACATGACTCAGTGGCTTCTAGATTCTGGGGCACTTAAAACTATTTTGACTTGTCTTACCGACCAACATAAGCATGTCTCACACAAAAAACAAGTCATAGAGAATTCTGTTCAAGCTCTTTGTCGTTTTACTGTCTCAACAAATTTGGAGTGGCAGAAGAGAGTGGCATTAGAAGGCATAATCCCAGTGCTGGTGCAGTTGCTGCATTCCGGAACACCCtttacaaaacaaaatgcaGCCATTTCAATCAAGCAGTTTTCAGAAAGTTCATATCGCTTGAGCGAGCCAATAAAGAAGCCTAGCATTTTCAAATGCTGCCTTGTAGCCAAAGAAACTGGTTGTCCAGCACACTTAGGCACCTGCTCAGTTGAGTCTTCATTCTGCATTTTGCAAGCTAATGCCTTGGAGCCCCTTGTGCGCATGCTTGCAGATCAAGATGATGGAACGCGCGAAGCTTCCTTAAATGCACTGCTAACTTTGGTTGATAGTGAAGCACCACAGAGTGGAAGTAAGGTACTTGCAAATTCAAATGCTATTGCACCAATGATACAACTATCGAGTGTTCCAATTCCGAGGTTGCAGGAAAGAATTCTAATAGCTTTAGAAAGAATTTTTCAACTAGATGATGTGAGAAATAAGTACAAAGTTGTGGCCACGATGCACTTGGTAGAAATAACTCAGGGGAAAGATAGTCGAATGAGAAGTCTTGCTGCCAAGTGCCTTGCTCAATTGGGTGAACTTAATAAACAGTCCTCTTATTTTTAG
- the LOC114415581 gene encoding cytochrome b5, which translates to MPTLTNFYSIKDLSQHTTKDDCWILVDGKVYDVTQYLDDHPGGDDVILAATGKDATEEFEDAGHSKSAREHMEQYCIGELDTSSPISTKEKFIQLTKQYWVVPATVVGISVVVAFLYLRKK; encoded by the coding sequence ATGCCAACCCTCACCAATTTCTACTCCATCAAAGATTTATCCCAGCACACTACCAAAGACGATTGCTGGATCCTCGTTGATGGAAAGGTATACGACGTGACACAGTATTTGGATGATCATCCCGGTGGAGATGATGTAATCCTCGCCGCAACCGGGAAAGACGCAACAGAAGAATTTGAAGATGCTGGCCACAGCAAAAGTGCTAGAGAACATATGGAGCAGTATTGTATTGGTGAGCTTGACACATCTTCTCCAATTTCCACCAAAGAAAAGTTCATACAACTCACTAAGCAATATTGGGTTGTTCCGGCAACCGTCGTCGGTATCTCGGTGGTAGTAGCTTTCTTATACTTACGTAAGAAGTAG
- the LOC114415583 gene encoding U-box domain-containing protein 43-like isoform X2, producing the protein MANELVARASHAPTSELLSRTIFAVFDTIKAANEVVIHKENLKRFSVHLKNVSLILKSLSKQDIHNSASLENAMNGLYREISELCKKMLDAEYQTAAADEEILKKIETAIQEGNVDRSYANQLLTCIADAIGVPLEHGALKREFEELKNEMENAKSRVDVAEALHMKQIIAVLGKADFITSAQEKETRYFEKRNSLGERPLMPLQSFYCPISLAIMADPVETSSGKTFERREIEKWFAEGNTLCPLTRLPLDTKILRPNKTLKQSIQEWKDRNTMITISAIKSELETNDEEGVVQSLEKLQKLCLEREVHREWLKMENYITVLIGLLSSKNREIRKHVLLILCMLAMDNADNKEDIAKVDNALGLIVRSLSRQAEERKLALVLLLELSKCKMVCSLIGSIQGSILLLVSMINSDDVEAAKHAHELLVKLSVLDQNVIEMAKANYLKPLLLKLSTGSENMKIVMTETLSKITLTDQNKLSLVKDGALQPLVQLLLNDDLEIKKVAVKALLQFSSLPENGLQMIKEGVAPPLLELLYCHSLQSPTLLEQVVATIMHLAMSTTYQHAEPEQVSLLDSEEDIYKFFSLISLTEPEIQNKILRAFQALCQSFYGLRIRKRLRQISAAKVLVHLLELNTQPVQVNSLKLFYCLTEDGDDGNISSHITERFIKVLLTIIEASDDAEAMVTAMGIISKLPQESHMTQWLLDSGALKTILTCLTDQHKHVSHKKQVIENSVQALCRFTVSTNLEWQKRVALEGIIPVLVQLLHSGTPFTKQNAAISIKQFSESSYRLSEPIKKPSIFKCCLVAKETGCPAHLGTCSVESSFCILQANALEPLVRMLADQDDGTREASLNALLTLVDSEAPQSGSKVLANSNAIAPMIQLSSVPIPRLQERILIALERIFQLDDVRNKYKVVATMHLVEITQGKDSRMRSLAAKCLAQLGELNKQSSYF; encoded by the exons ATGGCGAACGAATTAGTAGCTCGTGCCTCACATGCCCCAACATCTGAGTTACTTTCCCGGACCATCTTTGCTGTATTTGACACTATCAAAGCAGCCAATGAGGTTGTGATTCACAAGGAAAATTTAAAGAGATTCTCTGTTCACTTGAAGAATGTCTCACTCATATTGAAGTCTTTATCGAAGCAAGACATACACAATTCCGCGAGCTTGGAAAATGCTATGAATGGTCTCTACCGAGAG ATAAGTGAGTTATGCAAGAAAATGTTGGATGCTGAGTATCAAACAGCTGCAGcagatgaggaaattttgaagaaaattgagaCAGCGATACAAGAGGGAAATGTTGATCGGTCGTATGCGAATCAGTTGCTAACCTGCATTGCAGATGCTATAGGGGTCCCCTTGGAGCATGGTGCATTGAAGAGAGAATTTGAAGAGctgaaaaatgaaatggaaaatgcCAAGTCAAGGGTAGATGTGGCAGAAGCTCTACATATGAAGCAGATTATTGCAGTGCTTGGAAAGGCTGATTTTATAACTTCAGCACAAGAGAAGGAAACTAGGTATTTTGAGAAGAGAAACTCCTTGGGAGAGAGACCATTGATGCCTCTTCAGTCTTTTTACTGCCCAATCTCTCTCGCTATTATGGCAGACCCTGTGGAGACTTCTTCCGGGAAGACATTTGAGAGAAGGGAAATAGAGAAATGGTTTGCTGAAGGAAACACTCTCTGTCCCTTGACCAGGTTGCCTCTAGATACTAAAATCCTAAGGCCAAATAAAACTCTTAAGCAGTCTATTCAAGAGTGGAAGGACAGGAACACAATGATTACCATTTCTGCCATCAAATCCGAACTTGAAACAAATGATGAAGAGGGAGTGGTTCAATCCTTAGAAAAGCTACAGAAGCTTTGCTTAGAAAGAGAGGTTCACCGAGAATGGTTAAAAATGGAGAATTACATTACTGTTCTTATTGGACTTCTTAGTTCTAAAAATCGTGAAATAAGGAAGCATGTTCTACTCATCCTGTGTATGCTTGCAATGGATAATGCAGACAACAAG GAAGATATTGCTAAAGTGGATAATGCACTTGGATTGATTGTTCGCTCACTTTCACGTCAAGCTGAGGAACGCAAGCTGGCATTGGTGTTGCTGTTGGAGTTATCTAAATGTAAAATGGTGTGCAGTCTCATAGGAAGCATTCAAGGAAGCATACTTCTCCTGGTATCAATGATAAATAGTGATGATGTTGAAGCAGCCAAACATGCACATGAGCTGCTGGTGAAACTCTCTGTTCTTGATCAGAATGTTATAGAGATGGCAAAGGCAAATTATCTTAAGCCTTTACTGCTGAAACTTTCTACAG GAtcagaaaatatgaaaatagttATGACTGAAACTTTGTCCAAAATTACATTAACCGACCAGAACAAATTGTCCTTGGTCAAAGATGGGGCATTGCAACCTCTTGTTCAGCTGCTcttaaatgatgatttggaaatcaAGAAAGTGGCTGTCAAAGCTCTACTACAGTTCTCAAGCTTGCCAGAGAATGGCCTCCAGATGATCAAGGAAGGTGTTGCTCCACCACTGTTGGAACTGCTATACTGTCACAGTTTACAGTCACCTACTCTTCTTGAACAGGTTGTTGCCACAATAATGCATCTTGCTATGTCAACAACTTACCAACATGCTGAACCAGAACAGGTTTCATTGCTAGATTCTGAGGAAGACATATATAAATTcttctctttaatttctttgacgGAACCTGAGATACAAAATAAGATTCTCAGAGCTTTCCAGGCATTGTGCCAATCTTTCTATGGCCTCCGCATCAGAAAGAGGTTGAGACAG ATATCAGCAGCTAAAGTTTTGGTCCACTTGTTGGAGCTTAATACCCAACCAGTGCAGGTCAATTCCTTGAAGCTTTTCTATTGCTTGACAGAAGACGGTGATGATGGCAACATCTCATCACATATAACTGAAAGATTCATCAAAGTCTTGCTTACCATCATTGAGGCCTCTGATGACGCTGAAGCGATGGTTACTGCTATGGGTATCATCTCTAAACTACCACAGGAGTCTCACATGACTCAGTGGCTTCTAGATTCTGGGGCACTTAAAACTATTTTGACTTGTCTTACCGACCAACATAAGCATGTCTCACACAAAAAACAAGTCATAGAGAATTCTGTTCAAGCTCTTTGTCGTTTTACTGTCTCAACAAATTTGGAGTGGCAGAAGAGAGTGGCATTAGAAGGCATAATCCCAGTGCTGGTGCAGTTGCTGCATTCCGGAACACCCtttacaaaacaaaatgcaGCCATTTCAATCAAGCAGTTTTCAGAAAGTTCATATCGCTTGAGCGAGCCAATAAAGAAGCCTAGCATTTTCAAATGCTGCCTTGTAGCCAAAGAAACTGGTTGTCCAGCACACTTAGGCACCTGCTCAGTTGAGTCTTCATTCTGCATTTTGCAAGCTAATGCCTTGGAGCCCCTTGTGCGCATGCTTGCAGATCAAGATGATGGAACGCGCGAAGCTTCCTTAAATGCACTGCTAACTTTGGTTGATAGTGAAGCACCACAGAGTGGAAGTAAGGTACTTGCAAATTCAAATGCTATTGCACCAATGATACAACTATCGAGTGTTCCAATTCCGAGGTTGCAGGAAAGAATTCTAATAGCTTTAGAAAGAATTTTTCAACTAGATGATGTGAGAAATAAGTACAAAGTTGTGGCCACGATGCACTTGGTAGAAATAACTCAGGGGAAAGATAGTCGAATGAGAAGTCTTGCTGCCAAGTGCCTTGCTCAATTGGGTGAACTTAATAAACAGTCCTCTTATTTTTAG
- the LOC114415582 gene encoding malignant T-cell-amplified sequence 1 homolog, with protein MFKKFSGEDVSAQNQVKASVQRKIRQSIAEEYPGLEPVLDDILPKKSPLIVAKCQNHLNLVLVNNVPLFFSVRDGPYMPTLRLLHQYPNIMKKLQVDRGAIRFVLAGANIMCPGLTSPGGVLDEDVGAECPVAIMAEGKQHALAIGFTKMSAKDIKAINKGIGVDNLHYLNDGLWKMEKLD; from the exons ATGTTCAAAAA ATTTTCTGGCGAAGATGTGTCTGCACAGAACCAAGTGAAGGCATCTGTTCAACGAAAAATACGACAAAGTATTGCTGAAGAG TATCCGGGCCTTGAACCTGTTTTGGATGATATACTTCCCAAGAAGTCCCCTCTTATAGTTGCTAAATG TCAGAACCATCTCAATCTGGTTCTTGTGAACAACGTGCCTTTGTTTTTCAGTGTCCGTGATGGACCATACATGCCCACCTTGCGACTTCTCCATCAAT atccaaatataatgaaaaagttACAAGTTGACCGTGGTGCAATTAGATTTGTCTTGGCGGGTGCGAACATAATGTGTCCCGGTCTTACATCTCCTGGGGGTGTTTTGGATGAGGATGTAGGGGCAGAATGCCCTGTG GCCATCATGGCTGAAGGTAAACAGCATGCTCTTGCTATTGGCTTTACAAAAATGTCTGCAAAAGACAT AAAAGCAATCAATAAGGGAATTGGGGTTGATAACTTGCATTATCTCAATGATGGTCTTTGGAAG ATGGAGAAACTTGATTAA